The Kitasatospora sp. NBC_00374 genome has a segment encoding these proteins:
- a CDS encoding cutinase family protein has product MRARRIAAASAGLLLTVGLTAAQGATAQGATARVAAPCEGTYTIVVGGTGSSWNNDGFYGNIQQHVGYPTQIPNGASTRAGVNELNRLVRDQRAACPGQHVKMAGYSLGAGVVHVWVTENWQTFDNVNAILVADPKRQGPPGANGGAVPFGGIIGAPLAGADRFFGNVPVKTICHWDYVCDESAGIWTYPNNHVRNYPEDFNMDHHNDSANEQWYNGAWYPA; this is encoded by the coding sequence ATGCGAGCACGAAGGATCGCGGCCGCGTCAGCCGGACTCCTGCTGACTGTCGGGCTTACAGCGGCACAGGGGGCCACGGCACAGGGGGCCACCGCACGTGTGGCCGCTCCGTGCGAGGGCACCTACACGATCGTTGTCGGGGGCACCGGCAGCTCGTGGAACAACGACGGTTTCTACGGCAACATCCAGCAGCACGTCGGGTATCCCACCCAGATTCCCAACGGTGCGAGCACGCGGGCCGGCGTCAACGAGCTCAACCGGCTGGTCCGCGACCAACGCGCCGCGTGCCCGGGCCAGCACGTCAAGATGGCCGGGTACTCCTTGGGAGCCGGGGTGGTGCACGTCTGGGTCACCGAGAACTGGCAGACGTTCGACAACGTCAACGCCATCCTCGTCGCGGACCCCAAGCGCCAGGGTCCTCCCGGCGCCAATGGCGGAGCCGTGCCGTTCGGCGGCATCATCGGCGCTCCGCTCGCCGGTGCCGACAGGTTCTTCGGCAACGTGCCGGTCAAGACGATCTGCCACTGGGACTACGTCTGCGACGAGTCCGCCGGTATCTGGACCTACCCGAACAACCACGTCAGGAACTACCCCGAAGACTTCAACATGGATCACCACAACGACAGCGCCAACGAGCAGTGGTACAACGGCGCCTGGTATCCCGCGTAG